ATGACCATCGCTATCACCAGCTGCCCCTGGCTGGGTGCGTGTTACCTGCTGAGGCCGAGGTACCCAAGGACGCCGAGCAGAAGGATGCTGACAAAGCTCCCCAGTGATGCCAGCAGGACGGACGAACTGGACACACGGACctctttggggtggggggagagctgGGGTTGGGGAAGGTTCACCTCCTGCCTCTCCTGGGGGCTGGGTTCCCTGTGGACTCCCTGCTGATTGCGGCCCCCGTTCAATCCACAGCACCCCCTCCCAGGTCCCTGAGGATCCCCCAAGCTGGGGGAGGCAGTGTCAGGGAAACGCCCCCAGCCCCGAGATGCTGGGGCTGGGATAGGAGGGCGGTTGTGGCTGGGGGCGCCCAGAGCAGGGCAGGGGAGGCTTCCAGGGGGAGGGAGCTTTTGAGtagggttttgaaggatgaataggagtttgacAACCAGGAGAAAATCATTCCAGGCAGAAAGTGCCCTTTGTAGTCAAAGCCCTGGAGTGTGAGAGCCTTGGGAGGGCTGGCCGGTTGGCCTGGAACTTTCTCCTGAGGTGAACGGGGGTGATGGGTTCCCCTTGTGGACTGGAGTGGGAGCAGTGGGGTGCATGCTGGGTAAATAACAGGGCACAAGGTCCCAGGTCCAGCCCCGCACTCACCAAGGCTGAACCGCTGGGGCTCGCTCCAGGTGCCCCCCAAGGAGGCCGTGTCTGCACGGACCTGCACCGTGTAGACAAGGCCAGGCCTCAGGCCGCCAAGGATTACCCGAGTCTCGGCAGACTCCACAGGGCGCTCTGTAGAAAGAGGGGTCGTGGGACCTCCGGGCCCGGCTCTGCCCACGGGACGCCCCTCCCTGCAGCCCATCGGCTTGCAGCAAATTGACATCCAGAGGCAGCAACCCCCACCCCCTAGGTGCCTCTGTTTCCCCTCCCGGCAGAGTGGGGTGAGGCAGCACGAACCTGTGAACCAGTGACCGTCCTCGTCCCGGCAGCGCACGACATAGCCAGTCAGGACGCTGGGGCAAGAGGCCAGCAGGGACGGCGTCCAGCGCACAGCCACCGAGTCCGCCCCATGCTTGTCCACCAAGACGCGGCGCGGGGTCCCGGCCCCCGAGGCTGCGGGTGGCACCCCGAGCATGGCTGAGCACTTGCTGTATACCCACCTCTTCCgctcttgggcctcagttttcttgtccaTAAAATGGGGCCTTGCCGCCCCAACCCCGCAGCACTGAGCCACTCACCGTTGCCTGCAAAGTGATAGGCGGACAGGACCGTGGACCATGAGGTGGGCTTGTCCGGGTGGGTAGAGGCGAACACACTGAGGCGGTAGCAGACCTCCTGCTCCATCGTCCTGGGCGCTTGGCACCAGCTGTGAGTGCCTGGGAGGAGCAGCAAGGGCCGGGTCAGTAAACGGATGGCGTTCCCAGCCCGGTACTGGGGGAGCTCCCCGGAGCACTCCTATGCATGTGTCAAAGCCCTTGCACCAATGCCCCATCCTCCAGGACCTCCTCAGCCCCAGGTCCCCCCATTCCAGCTCGGCCCTCACCCATGGGCCTGGGGTGCCTGGGTGCAACTCTGCCCCCCCGGGCAGCACAGCCCCACCTTTCCTGCCGAGGCCTTGCTCCTTTGACACCTTCCCCGGCGCCAATGGGTGTTTAACCGACACCCTGGGAGGTGCGATCGTTACCCGCCGAGGTGCAAACTGCCCGGGGCGCAAGGGTGATACGAGTCCCAGCCTGCCCCGGCCGCTGTGCAGCCTTGAGCAGACGGCCTCGGACGCCCCGGACGCCCCGGATGCACGGTCCTCTGGGGTCGGAACGGACCAGGAGCGAGGACGGGGGACGGGAGGCTGGGGCGGGACGGCCGACATTACCTCCTGCTCCTCCAGGCTGGGGCGTGCTGAGGGCGCAGGTGGTGCGGGGCCCAGCCTGGCCCTGGGGCTGCCACTCAACGCAGTAGGTCATGCCTGGGCCCCAGGCTGGCCAGTGCACGCAGGTCCCCTGGGCCCCGACGCTGACATTCAGGGGTCCCGGCTCTGCGAGGGGACGGGGACATCAGATCAGTCACCTCCACCCACCCCGGAGGCTCCCCaggctctgcccccaccccctgagCCCCCAGGAACCCCAAGGGTGTCCTCTTGGCACTGGGGGCTCTGGGCGCAAGATTTAAGGAACACCGGAAAATTCCGTCATCGATGTAAAAAGTGTTGTAAGGTGATATTTCTAAAAATCAAAAGTCATGCCAAAAATCTACAATGAGCATGGTTCACCATTGCCAAAAGGCAGAGAACCTAGAAGTCTGTCGATGGACAAGGAATAAATGGAATGAGGTCCAGCCACACGAGAGCCATGAAAAGGAGGGAAGTTCAATTCACGTGACAATATGGGTGAACCTCAAAGACGCGTCTGACGAAGTGTGCCAGGCACAGAAGGACGGATAGCGTGGATCTCGCTAAGCGGAAAGGCAGGGCCATCGACAGAAAGCAGACGGGGGCTGCAGGGGCTGGGCACGGGCCCTCCTTGGGGGTGATGAGAATATTCCGGAGCTCGACCGAggttttggggtacaatgttgtgaatgtgcTAATTGTACCCTGTTAAGTGGTTGTAATGGTGACTTCTCTGATGTGTGAATTTTACCACTATTATATATACATGGAACAAAATCCCCAGACTTTAACTAAAGCCGGGATCTGACCCTGCACTGATGTGACCTCACTCGCCTTACCCTGTTCCCGGCCcctgttctaataaaactttatttatgaaaacatGGACAAGGAGGCCCGTAGTTTGCCagctcattttttctttcatgccaCACTACAATATCGCGTTTTTGGACACCCCCTGACTTCAGAGACCCCCTTAGACTTTGCCCTCACTCGCCCGCCCCCATCCTGGCAGAGGTACCTGTGTGGGCAGCGGCTGGGATGTGCACCGTCCGGTTGGGGCCGGGGCCGAAGCGGGTCCAGGAGACGAGGGCCACGTCGTAGGCGGCACCCGAGAGGACGAGCCTTCTCCTGAGGCGCAGGGTCCGCGAGGCCCTGGCCTGACACGGGCAGGACAGCATGTGCAGGTGGAGGTGGTAGGTCACCTCCGCGCCCGACGGCGGCCCACGGCAGCCTTCCGGAAGCTCGGGCTGTGGCAGCTGCAGCAGGCACAGGGGATGGCTTGCAGGGCCCCGAACACACACCTCGGAGGGCAGACGTGTCCGCAGGGCTCTCCAAAAATTTGTAAGATAATAGGGGGGAATACTGGGGAGAAAACACACCCTAATGGAAACCAGGGATTGCAGTCACtactacaattataatattctttccatGGTAGCAAAGGTACTGGGCTAAGGCAAAGTGGTAGTAACGGGGGTACACGGGAACACAATACGTGGGCCCTCTCCTGCTCACACACCCACCATAGCTCCCCATTGCCATCAGAGTTAAACCCGCATTCTGCCCGATCCCTGCAGCCTCCACATCTCGTCTCCCCCTCGCTCATCCCCTGACCTCGGGGACCCCCAAAAGCCCTGTGAGGGCCCCGACCTGCCCATGCAGAGTCAGCTGCCTCCTCCCGTCCGGGTCGAGCGGCTCCACCGAGAAGGTCACCTCGGGCTGCGGGGGGTGTGCTGCAATGAGACGGGGGGTGCCGTGCTGCAGCCCCGGGTCCTGGGCCGTCCCCTGCTTCACCCACGGAACAGGGGGTGCTCATGGGCATACACCTCCAAAATCAGGGAAAATGGCTCATTTTAGGTCTATACccctttctttccatcttttgaaaTTGTGGTAAATGAAACCAACTCTTGTGGTTATTTCGCAGCCGACAAGGCACTTGGAACTGGAGGTCCCGGGATCGGGGACAGAAGCTGAGGGTCACCCCATCCCCAGCTCTGGGGCCCCCTGGGCTCCAGCGACTTCTGTCACGTGGAAACCGCACGCCCTAGTGACATGGCCACTCCCGCCCATCCATGCCGTGTGTGGCTGCCAGAGAGCAAAGCCAACTGGATGAATcagaagagaaagacagagaaattattttcttctttaaaatgatggATGTGCCACATTTAAACGGGAAATTCACTCAGGGAGCCTcacacagaaaactgaaaaactcaTGTGCGCACacacccccaggagaaactgaCATTGTGATTTGGGGACTTCAAGTCTTTTCTCTGAACACAGACATATTTTCGACTTGCTTTGAAACCCCTTTTCTCATGTCCCTGTTGCCTGGGGTTGCGGGCAGCACCCAAGAGGCTCAGCCAGTGGTTCCCACTCAATGAAACTCAATAAAACCCCAAAGTGGGCACAGCAGGGCCCCAGCTACAGCCCAATCTCAGCTCTGAAGATCAGTAGTCATTTCTAACACCCGCTGCCTTATGTCTAACCCCTGCTGCCTTATTTCTAACATCCGCCGCCTTATTTCTAACACCCACTATCTTATTTCTAACGCCCACCACCTTATGTCTAATACCCGCCGCCTTATTTCTAGCCACTACCTTATTTCTAACATCTGCCACCTTATTTCTAACACCTGCCACCTTATTTCtaatgccccctccccccattcctGTGGCCAAGAGTGCTCTCACCAGCAGGGACACACACGGGGCTGCTCCAGCTGCTCCAGGGACCCCCTGGAGTCTGGTGCCCGAGCTGTCGCCGTCGCAGCTGGAATTCCTGGGCCAGGTCCGCGTCCAGGTGGCTGAGGCAGGATTCTGGGGAGAGGCAGCCCAGCATCAGGTCCCAGGGCTGCGGCACACCAGGGCGCCCAGGGATAGGAACTGGTCATCTAACCGCTGTGCACTTATTGAGCACTGACTGGCTACAGGTCTCGGCACTGCTCAGTTAACCACCGTGCAATTATTGAGCACCGACTGGGTACAGGTCTCGGCACTGGTCAGTTAACCACTGTGCACTTATTGAGCATTGACTGTGCACAGGTCTCAGCACTGCTCAACCACTGTGCACTTATTGAGCACCGACTGGGTAAAGGTCTCGGCACTGCTCAGTTAAGCACTGTGTACTTACTGAGCATCGACTGTGCACAGGTCTCAACACTGGTCAGTTAACCACTGTGCACTTATTGAGCATCGACTGTGCACAGGTCTCGGCACTGGTCACCTAAGCACTGTGCACTTATTGAGCGCTGGCTGGGTGCAGGTCTCGGCACTGGTCAGTTAATCACCGTGCACTTATTGAGCATTGACTGCACAGGTCTCAACACTGGTCAGTTAACCACTGTGCACTTATTGAGCACCGACTGTGTGCAGGGTCATGTGCTAGGCTCTGGGGCCACAGCAGGGACATCTCTGTACCTGgctggggttcaaatcccagcccagCCACTCCCTGAGGCCATGACCTTGGCCAACGGCTTCTCACCCCGAGCCTgcatttcctcacctgtgaaatgggaataatccAATCCTGAGCTACAGGGTGGAGTGACAGGCAGGAAAAGAACTTAGCGCTggacccagcacacagtaggtgctcaattaatgctgatttcttatcatTGTCCTCACCTAAGCCGGCGTCTCCCTGAGGTCCACAGCTGCCCTGGAACGAGATCGCAGCTCACAGTCACAACATCGTTTTACATTTCGGCAGTGAAGAACCCGAGCTACTTGCAggtttaaaaatctgttttactACACGCAACCTGGGACGCTGGGTTGGATCCAggaacaggaaaaggacattCGTGGAAAACTCCAAATAAAGCCTGGAGTTTAGTTCAGAGGAACATCCGAGTGTTAACTGcttaattgtgacaaatgcagCGTAGAAATGTACAAGCTCGACAACCGGGTAAGCCGGGTGCAGGATGCTTTCTACTGTCTGTGCACATCTTCTGTTAATCTAAcagaactccaaaataaaagtatatttaaaaagttactctAGATTAatcattaggcaaatgcaaatcaaagtcaACATGAGAGCGCCTacgtcaagaaaaaaaaattccccaaactCTGAACTCCAAGTTGTAGctctgacttcttcctttgaaAAGTTAGGTGTTAATTCTTTCTGCCTGTTTGTAGGCAAAATTTCCTCTACTCTACTATTAAGGAAAAGCTAAGTAAAATACATGGCAAAGAACTAACCGCAGACCCTCATCTAATCCGTATTTTTCATCCTGGATAAAAGGAATTTGGACACTCAACCACAGGGCCGTACACCGCATCCCCATcagaatggctgttatttttaaaaaggaaaaccagTGCTGGGGAAGTTGCCAGCCGGCGTGGAAAATGGGGTGGCCGCTGTGGGAagcagtttgg
Above is a window of Choloepus didactylus isolate mChoDid1 chromosome 25, mChoDid1.pri, whole genome shotgun sequence DNA encoding:
- the LOC119520268 gene encoding interleukin-12 receptor subunit beta-1-like; this translates as MALPGARLVAPLLLLLLPGPGAGACRSSGCCFQDPPYPDADSGAATGPRDLSCYRVFSAGYECSWRYEGPPAGVSHFLRCCLRPGRCCYFSAGSATRLQFSDQDGVSVLCTVTLWVESRVVNRTEKSPEVTLQLYSLVKYDPPLGDIMVSEAAGQLRLEWETPARQDGAEVQFRHRTAGSPWKWGSCGPQGDAGLESCLSHLDADLAQEFQLRRRQLGHQTPGGPWSSWSSPVCVPAAHPPQPEVTFSVEPLDPDGRRQLTLHGQLPQPELPEGCRGPPSGAEVTYHLHLHMLSCPCQARASRTLRLRRRLVLSGAAYDVALVSWTRFGPGPNRTVHIPAAAHTEPGPLNVSVGAQGTCVHWPAWGPGMTYCVEWQPQGQAGPRTTCALSTPQPGGAGGTHSWCQAPRTMEQEVCYRLSVFASTHPDKPTSWSTVLSAYHFAGNASGAGTPRRVLVDKHGADSVAVRWTPSLLASCPSVLTGYVVRCRDEDGHWFTERPVESAETRVILGGLRPGLVYTVQVRADTASLGGTWSEPQRFSLEVRVSSSSVLLASLGSFVSILLLGVLGYLGLSRAARRLCPPLPTPGASTAIELPSSLGKQALEWALLEDFPEEAAASEALVVEPSWDQGKGAMLDTAGPLPERMVLGLPGHPEAEGLRPSRQNHPAGAARLPLLLGELLQTPGRGHPQPGGPEA